From Streptomyces sp. TLI_053, a single genomic window includes:
- a CDS encoding DUF4240 domain-containing protein: MDETDFWQIIDDTREDAEGDPDEQADRLVERLVELTPDDVIDFARLFEARFQRAYRHDLWGAAYLLLGGASEDSFDYFRCWLIGQGRDVFEGGLHEPDDLADLLPGFDEEEDGEAEDLGYAADEAYEQLTALPLPEVGGRQPAQPFGAGFDFDDPEVMAKRFPKLWERYGD; the protein is encoded by the coding sequence ATGGACGAGACCGACTTCTGGCAGATCATCGACGACACCCGGGAGGACGCCGAGGGCGACCCGGACGAGCAGGCGGACCGTCTGGTGGAGCGGCTCGTCGAGCTGACCCCGGACGACGTCATCGACTTCGCCCGGCTCTTCGAGGCCCGGTTCCAGCGCGCCTACCGCCACGACCTGTGGGGCGCGGCCTACCTGTTGCTGGGCGGGGCCTCCGAGGACTCCTTCGACTACTTCCGGTGCTGGCTGATCGGCCAGGGCCGGGACGTCTTCGAGGGCGGGCTGCACGAGCCGGACGACCTGGCCGACCTGCTGCCCGGCTTCGACGAGGAGGAGGACGGCGAGGCCGAGGACCTCGGCTACGCGGCCGACGAGGCGTACGAGCAGCTGACCGCGCTGCCGCTGCCCGAGGTGGGCGGACGCCAGCCCGCGCAGCCGTTCGGGGCCGGGTTCGACTTCGACGACCCCGAGGTCATGGCGAAACGGTTCCCCAAGCTCTGGGAGCGGTACGGGGACTGA
- the sucB gene encoding 2-oxoglutarate dehydrogenase, E2 component, dihydrolipoamide succinyltransferase — MAVSVTLPALGESVSEGTVTRWLKAEGERVEVDEPLLEVSTDKVDTEIPAPASGILASIKVAEDETVEVGAELAIIDDGSGAPVAAAAPAVAAPAPVAEAPVAAPAPVAEAPAAPAAPVAAAPAAPAADATPVLLPALGESVAEGTVTRWLKAEGDTVEVDEPLLEVSTDKVDTEIPSPVAGTLVKILVGEDETAEVGAQLALIGAAGAVAAPAAPAAPAAPAAPAPVAAPAPVAAPAPVAAPAPVAAPAPVAAPAPVAAPAPVAAPAPVAAPAPVAAPAPVAAPAAPVADAGDAYVTPLVRKLAAEHGVALTAVTGTGVGGRIRKQDVLAAAEAAKAAPAPVAAAPVAAAAAPKAAAAPSALRGQTVKMTRMRKVIGDNMMKALHEQAQLTSVVEVDVTRIMSLRAKAKDSFLAREGVKLSPMPFFVKAAAQALKAHAVVNARINDAEGTITYFDTENIGIAVDSEKGLMTPVIKGAGDLNIAGISKKTAELAGKVRDSKITPDELSGATFTISNTGSRGALFDTVIVPPNQAAILGIGATVKRPVVIEADGGTAIGIRDMTYLSLSYDHRLVDGADAARYLVAVKEILEAGEFEVELGL; from the coding sequence ATGGCGGTCTCAGTAACACTGCCCGCGCTGGGCGAGAGCGTTTCCGAGGGCACCGTCACCCGTTGGCTGAAGGCCGAGGGTGAGCGCGTGGAGGTCGACGAGCCGCTGCTCGAGGTGTCGACCGACAAGGTCGACACCGAGATCCCGGCCCCGGCCTCCGGCATTCTGGCCTCGATCAAGGTCGCCGAGGACGAGACCGTCGAGGTCGGCGCCGAGCTCGCGATCATCGACGACGGCTCGGGCGCGCCGGTCGCCGCCGCGGCTCCGGCCGTCGCTGCCCCGGCCCCGGTCGCGGAGGCCCCGGTCGCCGCTCCGGCCCCGGTCGCCGAGGCACCGGCCGCTCCGGCCGCCCCGGTCGCCGCCGCTCCGGCGGCCCCGGCCGCCGACGCCACCCCGGTGCTGCTGCCGGCCCTGGGCGAGTCGGTCGCCGAGGGCACCGTCACCCGCTGGCTGAAGGCCGAGGGTGACACGGTCGAGGTCGACGAGCCGCTGCTCGAGGTCTCCACCGACAAGGTCGACACCGAGATCCCGTCGCCGGTCGCCGGCACCCTGGTGAAGATCCTGGTCGGCGAGGACGAGACCGCCGAGGTCGGCGCCCAGCTCGCGCTGATCGGTGCCGCGGGTGCCGTCGCCGCTCCGGCTGCTCCGGCTGCTCCGGCCGCTCCGGCTGCTCCGGCTCCGGTCGCCGCTCCGGCCCCCGTTGCCGCTCCGGCTCCGGTCGCTGCCCCGGCCCCCGTTGCCGCTCCGGCTCCGGTCGCCGCTCCGGCCCCCGTTGCCGCCCCGGCTCCGGTCGCCGCTCCGGCCCCCGTTGCCGCCCCGGCTCCCGTTGCCGCCCCGGCCCCGGTCGCCGCTCCGGCCGCTCCGGTGGCCGACGCCGGTGACGCCTACGTCACCCCGCTGGTGCGCAAGCTCGCCGCCGAGCACGGCGTCGCGCTGACCGCTGTCACCGGCACCGGTGTCGGCGGCCGCATCCGCAAGCAGGACGTCCTGGCCGCCGCCGAGGCCGCCAAGGCCGCGCCGGCCCCGGTCGCCGCCGCCCCGGTCGCGGCCGCCGCCGCGCCGAAGGCCGCCGCCGCCCCGTCGGCCCTGCGCGGCCAGACGGTCAAGATGACCCGCATGCGCAAGGTCATCGGCGACAACATGATGAAGGCCCTGCACGAGCAGGCGCAGCTCACCAGCGTGGTCGAGGTGGACGTCACCCGGATCATGTCGCTGCGCGCCAAGGCCAAGGACTCCTTCCTCGCCCGCGAGGGCGTGAAGCTGTCCCCGATGCCGTTCTTCGTCAAGGCCGCCGCCCAGGCGCTGAAGGCCCACGCGGTCGTCAACGCCCGGATCAACGACGCCGAGGGCACCATCACCTACTTCGACACCGAGAACATCGGTATCGCGGTGGACTCGGAGAAGGGTCTGATGACCCCGGTCATCAAGGGTGCGGGCGACCTCAACATCGCCGGCATCTCGAAGAAGACCGCCGAGCTGGCCGGCAAGGTGCGCGACAGCAAGATCACCCCGGACGAGCTGTCCGGCGCCACCTTCACCATCAGCAACACCGGCTCGCGCGGCGCGCTCTTCGACACCGTCATCGTGCCGCCGAACCAGGCCGCCATCCTGGGCATCGGCGCGACGGTCAAGCGCCCGGTCGTCATCGAGGCCGACGGCGGCACCGCCATCGGCATCCGTGACATGACCTACCTGTCGCTCTCCTACGACCACCGCCTGGTGGACGGCGCCGACGCCGCCCGCTACCTGGTGGCGGTCAAGGAGATCCTCGAGGCCGGCGAGTTCGAGGTCGAGCTCGGCCTGTAG